The following proteins are encoded in a genomic region of Coffea eugenioides isolate CCC68of chromosome 6, Ceug_1.0, whole genome shotgun sequence:
- the LOC113775818 gene encoding trihelix transcription factor GT-3a: MESHQHHHHHQYGSSSSVHIDTGGGGGGDRFPQWSIQETRDFLMIRAELDPTFMETKRNKLLWEVIATKMREKGYNRSAEQCKCKWKNLVTRYKGCETMEPEGVRQQFPFYNDLQTIFAARMQRMLWMEAEGGAGSSKKKAAQLSSDDEDDNDDSEVERAHKKKRKLKAGGGGGGGGASSASASAAAGGNVVNSLKEILDEFMKQQMQIEMQWMKAYEAREEERRKRETEWRQTMEALENERLMMDKRWREREEQRRIREEARAENRDALITALLNKLQREDR; encoded by the exons ATGGAAAGTCAtcagcatcatcatcatcatcagtaTGGCAGCAGCAGCAGCGTTCATATTGACACGGGTGGTGGCGGTGGTGGCGATAGGTTCCCTCAATGGAGTATTCAAGAAACCAGGGATTTCTTGATGATTCGGGCAGAGCTGGATCCTACCTTCATGGAAACCAAGCGGAACAAGCTTCTCTGGGAAGTCATCGCCAccaaaatgagggaaaagggtTACAATCGCAGCGCTGAGCAGTGCAAATGCAAGTGGAAAAACCTCGTTACCCGATACAAA gGATGTGAAACCATGGAACCGGAAGGCGTACGACAGCAGTTTCCATTTTATAATGATTTGCAAACAATTTTCGCTGCTAGGATGCAAAGAATGCTATGGATGGAGGCCGAGGGCGGAGCTGGCAGTTCGAAGAAGAAAGCGGCACAGCTTTCCTCGGACGACGAGGATGATAACGACGACAGCGAGGTTGAGAGAGCCCATAAAAAGAAACGGAAGCTTAAAGCGGGTGGCGGTGGCGGAGGTGGAGGGGCGAGTAGTGCTTCTGCATCCGCCGCAGCTGGAGGAAATGTTGTGAATAGTTTGAAGGAAATACTGGATGAATTCATGAAGCAACAGATGCAAATAGAAATGCAATGGATGAAAGCGTACGAGGCAAGAGAAGAGGAGAGAAGGAAAAGGGAGACGGAGTGGAGACAGACGATGGAGGCCTTGGAAAACGAAAGGTTGATGATGGACAAGAGGTGGAGAGAGCGGGAAGAGCAAAGAAGGATTAGGGAAGAAGCCAGGGCCGAGAATAGGGATGCCCTCATCACAGCTCTTTTGAACAAGCTTCAAAGGGAAGACAGGTGA
- the LOC113774834 gene encoding selT-like protein produces MMDRTQLLLVGLPLFLLCSDLFNLFAPPPPKPAHHDHHHNHHHNYQPSKTQSTIQQPSPDFTNHAASGAGAIGFGNTVNIDFCASCSYRGTAVTMKNMLETQFPGINVVLANYPPPLPKRVLSKLVPVVQIGVMSIVLAGEHIFPRLGYAVPPPWYYSLRANRFGTISSTWLLGNFLQSFLQSSGAFEVYCNGEMVFSKLKESRFPGEIELKDLVARRIASSRVVDGLGGANWSS; encoded by the exons ATGATGGACCGGACTCAGCTTCTCCTGGTGGGCCTGCCCCTCTTCCTCCTCTGCTCAGACCTCTTCAATCTCTTCGCACCACCTCCTCCCAAGCCGGCCCACCACGACCACCACCACAACCACCACCATAATTACCAGCCATCCAAAACCCAATCCACGATCCAACAACCATCCCCGGACTTCACCAACCAT GCAGCGAGTGGAGCTGGAGCCATTGGATTTGGTAACACCGTTAATATTGACTTCTGCGCCTCTTGTTCTTACAG AGGAACTGCAGTGACAATGAAGAACATGTTAGAAACTCAATTCCCTGGGATCAATGTTGTTCTTGCTAATTATCCTCCTCCGCTTCCAAAGCGTGTTTTGAGCAAACTGGTTCCTGTTGTTCAGATTGGTGTAATGTCTATTGTATTGGCTGGTGAACATATTTTCCCACGTTTGGGGTATGCAGTACCACCTCCGTGGTACTATTCGTTGCGTGCAAATAGGTTTGGAACTATTTCAAGCACTTGGCTCCTCGGAAATTTCCTGCAATCATTCTTGCAGAGTTCTGGTGCTTTTGAAGTATACTGTAATGGAGAAATG GTATTCTCTAAACTAAAGGAGAGCAGGTTCCCTGGGGAAATTGAGCTTAAAGATCTCGTAGCCAGGAGGATTGCTAGTTCACGAGTTGTGGATGGTCTGGGTGGAGCTAACTGGTCTTCCTAA